In Vibrio crassostreae, one DNA window encodes the following:
- a CDS encoding ketoacyl-ACP synthase III yields the protein MTKFYAEITGWGKCLPPAVLSNDDLSTFIDTSDEWIRTRTGIENRRISHVNTSELATVAAQHAMACAGLTAEDIDLVIIATCSPDSLIPNTASKVQQNLGIKSAAAFDLNAACTGFIYGVETATRLIQAGNYRNAIVVGAERLSFFIDWTKRDTAVLFGDGAGAVVLSRTEEQVGLQEAQIGCDAEGRDILAVPKFGTSMDRFAADNGYWDFDFVGKEIFKRAVKGMGAAAHTVLSRTGISTDNIDVVIPHQANIRIIQTLCDMAGIEREKAFVNIQNYGNTSAATVPIALCESLEQGFVKPNSNILVAAFGAGLTWGAGHIKWGSRVEPLGQSDAKLPEADKSALELLERAILHCKTRPNSENE from the coding sequence ATGACAAAATTTTACGCCGAAATTACTGGCTGGGGAAAGTGTCTGCCACCAGCCGTGCTGTCCAATGATGATTTAAGCACTTTCATTGATACGTCTGACGAGTGGATTCGTACTCGAACTGGTATCGAAAACCGTCGTATCAGTCATGTAAATACCTCTGAGCTAGCGACTGTTGCTGCTCAACACGCAATGGCGTGCGCTGGCCTTACTGCCGAAGATATCGATCTCGTGATCATCGCAACGTGCAGCCCTGATTCTCTTATTCCAAATACTGCGTCTAAGGTTCAACAGAACCTAGGTATCAAGAGCGCAGCGGCTTTTGACCTTAACGCAGCATGTACCGGCTTCATTTACGGTGTTGAAACCGCGACTCGATTAATTCAAGCCGGCAACTACCGCAATGCGATCGTTGTGGGCGCAGAACGTCTTTCATTCTTCATTGACTGGACCAAGCGTGATACTGCTGTTCTATTTGGTGATGGTGCTGGCGCTGTGGTTCTATCGCGTACTGAAGAGCAAGTTGGCCTGCAAGAAGCGCAGATCGGTTGTGACGCGGAAGGCCGCGATATTTTAGCAGTACCAAAGTTCGGTACTTCTATGGATCGCTTCGCTGCTGACAACGGTTACTGGGACTTTGATTTCGTAGGTAAAGAGATCTTCAAACGTGCGGTTAAAGGCATGGGTGCAGCAGCACACACAGTATTGAGCCGCACTGGCATCTCAACAGACAACATCGATGTAGTGATTCCACACCAAGCAAACATCCGAATCATTCAAACTCTGTGCGATATGGCGGGCATTGAACGTGAGAAAGCGTTCGTGAACATTCAAAATTACGGCAACACGTCGGCTGCGACTGTGCCAATTGCATTGTGTGAATCGTTAGAGCAAGGCTTTGTTAAACCGAACTCAAACATCCTTGTAGCGGCATTCGGTGCTGGTTTAACTTGGGGGGCTGGTCATATTAAATGGGGTAGCCGTGTTGAACCGCTAGGTCAATCAGATGCTAAGCTTCCAGAAGCGGATAAGTCGGCTTTAGAGCTTTTGGAAAGAGCCATTTTACACTGTAAAACGCGTCCTAATTCTGAGAACGAGTAG
- the trxC gene encoding thioredoxin TrxC, with protein MSTFNTRCPSCNGLNRVPSERISESPTCGKCKTALLDGAPIEGTSLNFQSILNSSQPVVVDFWATWCNPCVGFAPVFSDVAKERSGDVRFVKIDTEAQQQLAAMYQIRSIPTVMVFKDGKRVDTINGALPKGQFDQWLNQALTK; from the coding sequence ATGTCTACATTCAACACACGCTGCCCTTCTTGTAATGGCTTAAACCGAGTTCCTTCAGAAAGAATTTCAGAAAGCCCAACTTGTGGTAAATGCAAAACAGCACTGCTCGATGGCGCTCCTATCGAGGGAACGTCACTTAATTTCCAATCTATCTTGAACAGTTCACAGCCTGTAGTTGTCGACTTCTGGGCGACATGGTGTAACCCATGTGTAGGCTTCGCGCCTGTGTTCAGCGACGTTGCAAAAGAACGCTCTGGAGATGTTCGATTCGTTAAGATTGATACTGAAGCTCAGCAACAGCTTGCTGCAATGTATCAAATCAGAAGTATTCCGACGGTCATGGTCTTTAAAGACGGTAAACGTGTCGACACGATCAACGGTGCGTTACCAAAAGGCCAATTTGATCAATGGCTTAATCAAGCTCTAACGAAGTAA
- a CDS encoding GMC family oxidoreductase has protein sequence MDNYDFIIVGGGSAGCVMASRLSEDPNTTVCLLEAGGKDTSPFIHTPVGVVAMMPTKLNNWAFETVEQPGLNGRKGYQPRGKTLGGSSSINAMMYARGHRYDYDTWESLGNAGWNYDSCLPYFKKAENNEVHQDEYHGQGGPLNVANLRSPSPMLERYLTACESIGVPRNEDINGAAQFGAMPTQVTQLNGERCSAAKAYLTPNLSRSNLTVVTKATTHKVLFEGKKAVGVEYGSNGKRYQIRCNKEVILSAGAFGSPQLLLLSGVGCKAELETHGIEQVHELPGVGKNLQDHIDLVHSYKCSEKRETFGISLQMVSEMTKALPLWHKERRGKMSSNFAEGIGFLCSDDHIAVPDLEFVFVVAVVDDHARKIHTSHGFTSHVTLLRPKSNGTVTLNSNDPYDPPRIDPAFFSHPEDMEIMIKGWKKQYQMLESEAFDDIRGNAFYPVDVNDDKAIEQDIRNRADTQYHPVGTCKMGPNSDSLAVVDKDLKVYGLDNLRVIDASVMPTLIGANTNAPTIMIAEKVADQIKSQYNLDKKDSVNKQVANESAEHEMTG, from the coding sequence ATGGATAACTATGACTTTATTATCGTGGGCGGTGGCTCCGCTGGCTGTGTGATGGCTTCTCGGCTGTCTGAAGATCCAAATACGACCGTTTGTTTGTTGGAGGCTGGTGGTAAAGACACGAGCCCATTTATTCATACTCCAGTGGGTGTTGTAGCGATGATGCCGACTAAGCTCAATAACTGGGCGTTCGAGACCGTTGAACAACCGGGTTTAAATGGTCGCAAGGGCTATCAACCGAGGGGTAAGACACTCGGCGGTTCTAGTTCTATCAATGCCATGATGTACGCCCGTGGACATCGTTATGACTATGACACATGGGAGAGCTTAGGCAATGCTGGCTGGAACTATGATTCGTGTCTGCCTTACTTTAAGAAAGCAGAAAATAACGAAGTTCACCAAGATGAGTATCACGGCCAAGGTGGTCCTCTTAATGTGGCAAATCTTAGGTCGCCAAGCCCGATGTTGGAGCGGTATTTAACTGCGTGTGAGTCGATAGGTGTGCCACGCAATGAAGATATAAATGGGGCTGCTCAGTTTGGTGCAATGCCGACTCAGGTCACTCAGCTGAATGGCGAACGGTGCAGTGCTGCCAAGGCTTACCTAACTCCAAACCTGTCACGATCGAATCTTACCGTCGTGACCAAAGCAACCACACATAAGGTTTTGTTTGAAGGTAAGAAAGCGGTAGGTGTTGAATACGGCTCCAATGGCAAACGTTATCAGATCCGATGCAACAAGGAAGTCATTTTGTCTGCAGGTGCTTTTGGCTCTCCCCAATTGCTATTACTGTCTGGTGTCGGTTGTAAAGCTGAACTAGAGACGCATGGTATCGAACAAGTTCATGAATTACCCGGTGTGGGCAAGAACCTGCAAGATCATATCGACTTGGTTCACTCCTATAAGTGCAGCGAAAAGCGCGAAACGTTCGGTATTTCATTGCAAATGGTATCTGAAATGACCAAAGCACTGCCCTTATGGCACAAAGAACGCCGTGGTAAGATGAGCAGTAACTTTGCAGAGGGAATCGGCTTTCTTTGTTCAGATGATCATATCGCGGTGCCTGATTTAGAGTTTGTATTTGTGGTCGCTGTAGTGGATGACCATGCCCGAAAAATCCATACCAGTCATGGCTTTACCTCTCATGTCACATTGTTGCGTCCCAAAAGTAATGGCACTGTAACGCTCAATAGTAATGATCCCTATGATCCACCTAGGATCGACCCTGCGTTTTTCAGCCATCCTGAAGACATGGAGATCATGATTAAAGGGTGGAAAAAGCAGTATCAAATGCTAGAAAGCGAAGCGTTCGATGATATTCGTGGCAATGCTTTTTATCCTGTTGATGTCAATGATGACAAGGCTATAGAGCAAGACATCCGTAACCGAGCTGATACCCAATATCACCCTGTTGGAACCTGTAAAATGGGGCCTAATAGTGATTCATTAGCCGTGGTAGATAAAGATCTCAAAGTTTATGGATTGGATAACTTGAGAGTCATTGATGCTTCGGTAATGCCGACACTGATTGGGGCAAACACTAATGCGCCAACCATTATGATTGCTGAAAAAGTCGCTGATCAGATTAAAAGCCAATACAACTTAGATAAGAAAGACAGTGTAAATAAGCAGGTCGCGAATGAGAGCGCAGAACACGAAATGACTGGTTAG
- a CDS encoding long-chain-fatty-acid--CoA ligase, with translation MHNLAVNLERSASLFPTKAALRMGSDEVSFSQLEQLSGNVAANLKRLGLKKGDKVALSCPNVTYFPIAYYGILKAGCVVVPLNVLFKAREIAYHLNDSDAKAYLCFEGSEELPIGRYGLQGFVQADNCEHFVSMPIPNGATSLLSENHEQHESIADWLAQPLTPFESVACHGDDTAVILYTSGTTGQPKGAELSHTNMQTNAMSSQYLMRLEYSDTTMATLPLFHSFGQTVMMNASVLTGSTMVLIPRFEPSLVIEQIINHKVSVFAGVPTMYIALLKAGEGSLERSEQVKHSLRLGVSGGASMPLEVIRQFESRFELPVLEGYGLSETAPVATFNHIDGDRLTGSVGQPLCGHLIKITDIQGNSVAMGDLGEVCIKSPSVMKGYYQRPEATADSIRDGWFLTGDIGRVDEHGNLFIVDRVKDMIIRGGYNVYPREIEEVLMCHPDVEMVAVVGEHHDQLGEEIHAHVVLHEHTQCDSKALMAWCREQLADYKYPRKVFIRSALPMTATGKILKRELHPLEAAEAING, from the coding sequence ATGCACAATCTTGCTGTTAACTTGGAGCGCAGCGCTTCGCTTTTTCCAACTAAAGCCGCTCTGCGTATGGGATCGGATGAAGTCAGCTTTTCTCAGTTAGAACAACTTTCTGGAAACGTGGCCGCGAACCTTAAAAGGCTCGGGTTAAAAAAGGGAGATAAGGTCGCGCTGTCGTGTCCCAATGTGACTTATTTCCCCATTGCTTATTACGGGATTCTAAAAGCGGGCTGTGTGGTGGTGCCTTTGAATGTGTTATTCAAGGCCAGAGAGATCGCTTATCACCTTAATGATTCAGATGCGAAAGCTTATTTATGCTTTGAGGGCAGTGAAGAGTTACCTATCGGACGCTATGGATTACAAGGTTTTGTACAGGCCGATAACTGCGAACATTTCGTGTCTATGCCAATACCAAACGGCGCAACATCCTTGCTTTCAGAAAACCATGAGCAGCATGAATCAATAGCTGATTGGTTAGCACAACCTTTGACTCCTTTTGAATCTGTGGCTTGTCATGGCGATGATACTGCTGTGATCCTTTATACCTCTGGTACGACTGGGCAGCCAAAAGGGGCTGAGCTTTCCCACACCAACATGCAAACCAATGCGATGTCTTCGCAGTATCTTATGAGATTGGAATATAGCGATACCACAATGGCCACACTTCCTCTATTCCACAGTTTTGGCCAAACCGTGATGATGAACGCGAGCGTGTTAACGGGCTCTACCATGGTGTTGATTCCGCGCTTTGAGCCGTCCTTGGTGATCGAGCAGATCATTAACCATAAAGTCAGTGTGTTTGCGGGCGTTCCTACGATGTATATTGCGCTTCTAAAAGCTGGAGAAGGGTCTTTAGAGCGCTCAGAGCAAGTTAAACATAGCTTGAGGCTTGGTGTGTCTGGTGGTGCTTCGATGCCACTTGAGGTTATTCGACAGTTTGAATCTCGTTTCGAATTACCAGTCTTAGAAGGGTATGGGCTCTCAGAAACGGCGCCGGTTGCGACCTTTAACCATATTGATGGCGATCGTTTGACGGGCAGTGTGGGTCAGCCTTTATGTGGCCACCTCATTAAGATTACTGATATACAAGGCAACTCAGTCGCTATGGGGGATTTGGGAGAAGTCTGCATTAAGAGCCCAAGTGTCATGAAAGGTTACTATCAACGACCTGAAGCAACGGCAGACTCGATTCGAGATGGTTGGTTTTTAACGGGTGATATCGGACGCGTTGATGAGCACGGTAACTTGTTCATTGTTGATCGTGTGAAAGACATGATTATTCGAGGCGGTTACAACGTTTATCCGCGAGAAATTGAAGAAGTATTGATGTGTCACCCTGATGTGGAAATGGTCGCGGTGGTGGGTGAACATCATGATCAGCTCGGTGAAGAGATTCATGCCCATGTGGTGCTTCACGAGCATACTCAATGTGATAGCAAAGCCTTGATGGCTTGGTGTCGTGAGCAACTCGCGGATTACAAATATCCTCGTAAGGTGTTCATTCGTAGTGCATTACCCATGACGGCAACAGGTAAAATATTGAAACGAGAGTTGCATCCTCTAGAAGCCGCGGAGGCAATCAATGGATAA
- a CDS encoding AraC family transcriptional regulator, translating into MEYTAVYEPDMQAFGILDLQLLHRYMSPALNIEALLEGSNIHALQLNTPDTHITLAQKLAVFSNALANTDEGGLGLRVGQQARFSDFGVLGYAVFSSETLLDALLIGFKYLQLAGPVLRKTMSVKDNVGYFRAEQLIDLDSLLPFCCEYWFTAIQSLCEEVLQQPFPSQVIRFPYPKPEYGDLYTEIFRCPVEFNSDRLEWQFDATSLYSPLPTANTITLQMCLKSCDDMLAKVSASTSLKEKVSQMLLERPGCYPSIESISSELGMSSRTLRRHLKAADTSYQKILDHVRFHLSRHYLSSTQMSIEEISERVGFSDSANFRHAFRKWSGSSPRQYRKEVV; encoded by the coding sequence ATGGAATACACCGCAGTCTACGAACCCGATATGCAAGCATTCGGTATTCTTGATCTTCAATTACTGCACCGCTATATGTCACCCGCCCTCAATATCGAAGCATTATTGGAAGGCAGTAACATTCATGCTCTGCAACTCAACACGCCAGACACCCACATTACCTTGGCGCAAAAGTTGGCGGTGTTCAGTAACGCATTGGCGAATACTGATGAAGGCGGTTTAGGGTTAAGAGTCGGCCAACAAGCACGGTTTAGCGACTTTGGTGTTCTAGGTTATGCAGTATTCAGTAGTGAAACGCTTTTAGATGCTTTGCTGATTGGATTTAAATATCTGCAGCTTGCTGGCCCTGTACTTAGAAAAACGATGTCAGTAAAAGATAACGTTGGATACTTTAGAGCCGAGCAGCTGATCGACTTGGACTCGCTGCTGCCATTTTGTTGCGAATATTGGTTCACCGCAATTCAAAGCCTGTGTGAAGAAGTACTACAACAACCATTCCCATCCCAAGTGATCCGCTTCCCTTACCCGAAGCCAGAATACGGCGACCTCTACACAGAGATTTTCCGTTGCCCTGTTGAATTCAATAGTGATCGCCTTGAATGGCAGTTTGATGCAACAAGTTTGTACTCGCCTCTTCCTACCGCCAATACCATCACGCTGCAGATGTGTCTGAAATCGTGTGACGACATGTTGGCAAAAGTCAGTGCGTCCACCAGCCTAAAAGAAAAAGTCTCTCAAATGCTACTAGAGAGACCTGGATGTTACCCTTCGATAGAATCTATTTCATCAGAATTGGGGATGTCTTCTCGAACGCTACGCCGGCACCTTAAAGCTGCCGATACCAGCTACCAGAAGATACTGGACCACGTTCGTTTTCACCTTTCTCGACACTACCTTTCTTCAACTCAAATGAGCATTGAAGAGATATCTGAGCGCGTTGGGTTTTCAGACAGCGCTAACTTTCGACATGCCTTTCGTAAGTGGAGTGGAAGCTCGCCCAGACAATACCGAAAAGAAGTGGTCTAA
- a CDS encoding MFS transporter — protein MDNIQPTTRITVPVIALSFYAIASGYLMSSLPLMLSEYGLDKDLSSWLASAFYAGLLAGTLLIERAIARVGHKDAFVIALSVFIATILVLPLIPHQAVWLLARFVAGVAVAGIFVIVESWLMSGDESQRAKRLAIYMCSLYGGSAVGQLGIGYLGITGGVPFIAMFTLLFGAIIVLMYGQATPPQIHDAQSLSLKQISKLSHSALIGCIVSGLTLGAIYGLMPVELAQRNIAHEDIGGLMALVIMGGMAVQPMVTWLSHHIGQVLLMALFCLLGVASIGVLTINHDFYVLGMSLFVLGMATFALYPIAINLGCRNLDPSYLVSVTQIMLLCYSIGSVAGPIVADSFMDSQAGLFTYLFASLLATTIYMLIASLKRSHLQIAGE, from the coding sequence TTGGACAACATCCAACCAACAACTCGCATAACTGTTCCTGTTATTGCATTGTCTTTTTACGCGATCGCTTCAGGCTACTTAATGAGTTCATTACCATTAATGCTGTCTGAGTATGGCTTAGACAAAGATCTATCGAGTTGGTTGGCGAGTGCATTCTATGCAGGTCTACTGGCTGGTACATTGTTGATTGAACGTGCCATTGCGCGTGTTGGTCACAAAGACGCGTTCGTCATCGCATTGAGTGTGTTCATCGCAACGATCCTTGTATTGCCATTGATCCCACACCAAGCTGTATGGCTATTAGCTCGCTTTGTGGCTGGTGTAGCGGTTGCAGGTATCTTTGTGATTGTAGAGTCTTGGCTAATGAGCGGTGACGAGTCACAACGCGCAAAACGTCTCGCTATCTACATGTGCTCACTGTACGGTGGTTCTGCAGTTGGTCAGCTTGGTATCGGTTACCTAGGTATTACTGGTGGTGTACCTTTCATCGCAATGTTCACCCTTCTGTTTGGTGCGATCATTGTTCTGATGTACGGACAAGCAACACCACCACAGATCCACGATGCGCAATCTTTGTCTTTAAAACAGATCAGCAAATTAAGCCACAGCGCGCTAATTGGCTGCATTGTGTCTGGATTAACGCTAGGTGCGATTTACGGCTTGATGCCAGTTGAACTTGCTCAACGTAACATTGCGCACGAAGACATTGGCGGTTTGATGGCTTTGGTTATCATGGGTGGAATGGCTGTACAGCCGATGGTGACTTGGTTATCTCACCACATAGGACAAGTGTTATTAATGGCTCTGTTCTGCCTGCTAGGCGTTGCAAGCATTGGTGTGCTGACTATCAATCACGATTTCTACGTACTAGGCATGAGCTTGTTCGTATTAGGCATGGCTACATTTGCGCTATACCCAATCGCGATTAACTTGGGTTGCCGAAACCTTGACCCAAGCTACTTGGTGTCAGTGACTCAGATCATGCTACTTTGCTACAGCATCGGTTCTGTTGCCGGACCAATCGTTGCAGACAGCTTTATGGATTCACAAGCAGGATTATTCACTTACCTGTTCGCGTCTCTACTTGCTACAACGATCTACATGTTGATTGCTAGTCTAAAGCGCTCTCACCTGCAGATTGCAGGCGAGTAA
- a CDS encoding helix-turn-helix domain-containing protein, with translation MDSYPVIETNHSENNVVLELNGKIVELNTKLVRNVENGYVLATMPLAYRKIILFMNRHRGELFSVSQLKKIGWESEKVTNSSVIVAISEIRSLFGDGLIITITGEGYVFQP, from the coding sequence ATGGACTCTTATCCTGTAATAGAAACGAACCATTCTGAAAACAACGTAGTACTTGAATTAAACGGTAAAATTGTTGAACTCAACACCAAGCTTGTTCGCAACGTAGAGAACGGCTACGTACTGGCTACCATGCCTTTGGCATACCGAAAGATCATTCTATTTATGAATCGACATAGGGGTGAATTGTTCAGTGTTAGTCAATTAAAGAAGATTGGCTGGGAAAGTGAGAAAGTGACCAACTCATCTGTGATTGTTGCGATATCCGAAATAAGATCGTTATTCGGAGATGGATTAATCATTACCATCACTGGTGAAGGTTACGTATTTCAACCTTAA
- a CDS encoding winged helix-turn-helix domain-containing protein, translating into MQQDIGEVDDFVLPSKLILNSKEFQSGTKIVRKQGCGSIIGTLSEPHRKVLFYLYLNRGQVVSKQILKSVGWAGKAVTCASVLVAIYEIRRILDCRCIQTVSNEGYVME; encoded by the coding sequence ATGCAACAAGATATCGGCGAGGTGGATGATTTTGTTCTTCCATCAAAGCTCATTTTAAATAGTAAAGAGTTTCAATCAGGCACAAAAATTGTTCGAAAACAGGGCTGTGGTTCAATAATAGGAACGCTTTCTGAGCCTCATCGTAAAGTGCTTTTCTATCTTTACCTGAACAGAGGTCAAGTAGTTAGCAAGCAAATATTGAAGAGCGTAGGCTGGGCTGGTAAAGCTGTGACATGTGCGTCTGTATTGGTCGCTATTTACGAGATACGAAGGATTCTCGACTGCCGTTGTATACAAACCGTTTCCAACGAAGGGTATGTCATGGAGTAA
- a CDS encoding helix-turn-helix domain-containing protein, translating into MFKKQQNLCESVIDSMRPKSTWHDDVFLAEQCKERFLTVEDIPEMKSFGVYMGGMAKLYDGYWVERESVNVHTLIFTMEGGGILTTATSVQEITPYTLVVLPAETPFRFELDPQYNYWKMAWMLTPDTQQWQHIASLGQGIVPFGECEQIWSLMNLVYFEIGGRASYRKLLLSEIIRTLTGFEPKSTSTTARVQALYNEIESSLHQPWTVAGMAQRVFISEEQLNRVTKTLFDLSPRSKLIQLRMDKATSLLKQQDWSVSMIANRLGYKDPYNFSHRFKKHFGLSPSQYRKSHRLPG; encoded by the coding sequence ATGTTTAAAAAACAACAAAACCTGTGCGAATCTGTCATTGATTCAATGAGACCAAAATCAACTTGGCACGATGATGTTTTTCTCGCTGAACAGTGCAAAGAACGTTTTTTGACCGTTGAAGATATTCCAGAGATGAAAAGCTTTGGTGTCTACATGGGAGGTATGGCGAAGCTATATGATGGTTATTGGGTTGAGCGAGAATCCGTTAATGTTCATACGTTGATTTTCACTATGGAAGGTGGCGGTATTCTAACAACCGCAACATCCGTACAAGAGATTACACCTTATACGCTGGTGGTTCTTCCTGCTGAAACCCCATTTCGTTTTGAACTTGATCCTCAATATAATTATTGGAAAATGGCGTGGATGCTGACGCCCGATACGCAGCAATGGCAGCACATAGCAAGTTTAGGTCAGGGGATTGTGCCGTTCGGAGAGTGTGAGCAGATCTGGTCATTAATGAACTTGGTTTACTTTGAGATAGGCGGTCGAGCCAGTTACCGTAAGTTACTCTTGAGTGAAATTATCCGAACATTGACGGGATTTGAGCCTAAGTCGACCAGTACTACTGCACGTGTTCAAGCACTCTATAATGAGATTGAAAGCAGTCTGCACCAACCATGGACCGTCGCTGGCATGGCACAAAGGGTGTTTATCAGCGAAGAGCAACTTAATCGAGTCACCAAGACGCTATTCGACCTATCACCACGCAGCAAATTGATTCAGTTGAGAATGGATAAAGCCACCAGTTTGTTGAAGCAGCAAGATTGGTCGGTGTCGATGATAGCCAATCGTCTAGGCTATAAAGACCCATATAACTTCTCACATCGTTTCAAAAAGCATTTCGGTCTGTCACCTAGTCAATATCGAAAGAGTCATCGACTGCCCGGTTAG
- a CDS encoding MATE family efflux transporter — MTTNINPNSSMNNKPESILPRIVKLGLPVALQSALVAILALADVLMVSDYGMEAAAAVGIASKWHFVAIMIMAGLASANGTLVAQYWGKNDRKSARTVSSIAMVFGLKVLLPVTAIITLGSQFLMMLQTSDQTVIKLGATYLWYGFPVLLLTHIVVVVEASMRSSGDTVTPLLLGAVTIALNIALNFVLIKGAFGIPAMGVAGAALATTLARLIQVGLMYGYMRMRNHWLLTTPSSPHRPSLWLSYRRIALPLTMNAVLWAMGTMAYQMIFGHMGTTELAVFSMLAPFESLCYSIFFGISVACSVLLGHSLGRDEFDDAMSMGLTFIKAVVGFGAVVGLLLFMGKEHVLSWLNLTTDALYPLASPAMMIMCFAVVIRMLNMVIINGIIRAGGDNAFCLRMDFIAMWLVGIPVCVYGAFIAGWDFKYIYGLMLVEEVVKLAICSHRYLSRRWINNLTVTYEEPQAA; from the coding sequence ATGACAACTAACATCAACCCTAACTCATCTATGAATAACAAGCCAGAGAGCATATTACCTCGTATCGTTAAACTTGGTTTACCTGTTGCTTTACAAAGTGCGCTTGTCGCTATTCTTGCCCTTGCTGACGTATTAATGGTCAGTGACTATGGTATGGAAGCAGCTGCGGCTGTGGGAATTGCATCAAAATGGCACTTCGTTGCTATTATGATTATGGCAGGGTTGGCTTCAGCAAACGGTACATTAGTCGCTCAATATTGGGGAAAGAATGACCGAAAAAGCGCACGAACGGTATCATCTATCGCGATGGTGTTTGGCCTAAAAGTTCTATTGCCTGTGACTGCAATCATCACTCTTGGTTCTCAGTTTTTAATGATGTTGCAAACCAGCGATCAAACCGTGATTAAGCTTGGCGCGACTTACCTTTGGTATGGATTCCCTGTTCTACTTCTGACTCACATTGTTGTCGTAGTAGAAGCAAGCATGCGCTCATCAGGTGACACCGTAACTCCATTATTGCTTGGTGCGGTGACAATTGCCCTCAACATCGCACTTAACTTCGTGCTCATCAAAGGTGCCTTCGGTATTCCAGCGATGGGTGTTGCAGGTGCGGCATTAGCAACAACTTTAGCGCGCTTGATTCAAGTGGGTTTGATGTATGGCTACATGCGTATGCGTAACCACTGGCTGTTAACGACACCGAGTTCACCACATCGCCCGTCGCTTTGGTTGTCTTACCGTCGTATTGCGCTACCACTTACTATGAATGCCGTTTTATGGGCAATGGGTACCATGGCATACCAAATGATCTTTGGTCACATGGGCACAACAGAACTCGCAGTCTTCTCAATGCTCGCGCCGTTTGAGTCGCTGTGTTACTCGATATTCTTTGGTATCTCGGTTGCGTGTTCAGTGTTGCTTGGCCACTCACTAGGTCGTGACGAATTTGATGACGCCATGAGTATGGGTCTGACCTTCATTAAAGCCGTGGTTGGTTTTGGTGCGGTTGTAGGTTTGCTACTGTTTATGGGTAAAGAGCATGTTCTATCATGGCTAAACCTGACCACAGACGCTTTATACCCGCTTGCTTCACCAGCGATGATGATCATGTGCTTTGCGGTTGTGATTCGTATGCTCAACATGGTAATCATTAACGGTATTATTCGTGCTGGTGGTGATAATGCGTTCTGCCTTCGCATGGATTTCATCGCGATGTGGTTGGTAGGCATTCCAGTATGTGTTTACGGCGCATTTATCGCTGGATGGGACTTCAAATACATCTATGGTCTGATGTTAGTAGAAGAAGTAGTGAAACTAGCTATCTGTTCACACCGTTACTTGAGCCGACGCTGGATCAACAACCTAACGGTTACTTATGAAGAACCACAAGCGGCGTAA
- a CDS encoding nitrous oxide-stimulated promoter family protein codes for MFQHNNILQGELATEYKTVIAMVHIYCKDHHGEVRQNNALCEECEQLLRYAETRLDRCPYGEAKPTCNKCPIHCYKPDPKEQMRLVMRYAGPRMLLKHPILAIRHLIHEKRKVPEKPLPNVSNRHIRMNKK; via the coding sequence ATGTTCCAACATAACAATATTCTACAAGGCGAGCTCGCAACGGAGTACAAAACCGTTATTGCGATGGTGCACATCTATTGCAAAGATCACCACGGTGAAGTTCGTCAGAATAATGCGTTATGTGAGGAGTGTGAGCAACTGCTGCGTTATGCCGAAACACGACTGGATAGATGTCCTTATGGCGAAGCAAAACCGACCTGTAATAAGTGTCCGATTCATTGCTATAAACCTGATCCGAAAGAGCAAATGCGTTTAGTGATGCGCTATGCCGGGCCAAGAATGCTACTTAAGCATCCTATTTTAGCGATTCGACATCTGATTCATGAGAAGCGGAAAGTGCCTGAAAAGCCGCTGCCGAACGTATCTAATCGTCATATCCGAATGAACAAGAAGTAA